The following are encoded together in the Microscilla marina ATCC 23134 genome:
- a CDS encoding head GIN domain-containing protein, with amino-acid sequence MRKILSTSIALLALLTLNACYRNDFNCIKGNGTTVEVKKVFDEEIHTISSSLPANVYITQGDTQEVILKAQKNILDIVAFYVDRGELVMKIAGGKCIRKTDIEVFITIPTIKKVSLKGAGQIIGQNLWDSPNLEVILSGAGKIKAEIKSNSVYTKTSGAGQIKLRGNTQTQQVTLSGVGNYEAFDLVSNKTTIELRGAGNCEVHVTQELDATISGSGNINYKGNPSIRKDISGVGSVTKAG; translated from the coding sequence ATGAGAAAGATTTTAAGTACCAGCATTGCCTTATTAGCTCTACTTACGCTAAATGCTTGCTACCGCAATGATTTTAACTGTATAAAAGGTAATGGGACTACAGTAGAAGTAAAAAAAGTATTTGATGAAGAAATACACACGATATCGAGCAGTCTGCCTGCCAATGTGTACATTACCCAGGGAGATACTCAAGAGGTAATACTAAAGGCGCAAAAGAATATTCTCGACATTGTCGCCTTTTATGTAGATAGAGGCGAATTAGTCATGAAAATTGCGGGGGGCAAATGTATTCGTAAAACTGACATTGAAGTATTTATCACCATACCCACCATCAAAAAAGTAAGTCTGAAGGGCGCCGGACAAATCATAGGTCAAAACCTGTGGGATTCGCCAAACCTGGAAGTGATATTGAGCGGGGCAGGCAAAATAAAAGCCGAAATTAAGAGCAATAGTGTATACACCAAAACATCGGGCGCCGGACAAATAAAGCTTAGGGGGAACACCCAAACCCAGCAAGTAACACTGTCGGGTGTAGGCAACTATGAAGCTTTTGACCTGGTAAGCAATAAGACTACTATAGAGCTAAGAGGAGCGGGCAATTGTGAAGTACACGTGACCCAAGAGCTGGACGCTACCATTAGCGGAAGCGGTAATATCAACTATAAAGGTAACCCTTCGATACGCAAAGACATTAGTGGTGTTGGAAGTGTGACCAAGGCTGGCTAA